Sequence from the Hydrotalea sp. genome:
ACATCGATTCCTATAAAAACGTGCCTGGCAATGTGCATCTTGCCAAATGGTTCCCGCAACCCTCGGTCATCCCCCAGGTCGACGGCGTTATCCACCACGGCGGTAATAATTCCTTCACCGAATGTTTGTATTTTGGCAAGCCGGCGATTATTTTGCCCTATGTGTGGGACGGGCATGACAATGCCACCCGCCTGCAGGAAACCCACCACGGGTTAAAACTTGACCGCTATAATTGGACGAACGATGAAATGGCCAAGGCCATCCACACCATCTTGACCGATAAAACCATGGCACATAATTTGGCCATGGCGTCGCGCACCATGCAGGCAGAACCCGGGGCGGAGAAGGCTGCGCGGTTATTGGCCGAGCTTTTATAACACCCGCCTTTCACAAATAATTACCACGAAAAACGACATGACGAATTTACAATCCAGCGCGCCGCATATTCATGACGCAAGCCATTATAACGACCTGGCCGATTGGGGGCCGCAACCCGATGCGTTGGACGGCACGGCATCCCATTCGCATGGCCGATTGTTGCATAAGTCGGTTGCGACGGATAAAATGCCGGCTATAGAAACCGGTCTTTGGACCTGCACCCCCGGGCGATGGCAATTGGCGGTGCCGCGCGATGAATTATTGTGGGTGATGGTGGGCCAGGTGGAATATGAGGGAACGGCCGGCGATAAAATAACCATGGCCGCCAACGACGCGGTGTTGTTCCCCGCCGGTTGGCGCGGCGTGGCGCGCGTGGTCGAACCATTGCGGGTTAGTTATATTCTTTCCGCCACCCAAAAAATGGCCGGCACACCCGACCGACCGCAATTGTTGCGCAATCCCCTGGCGACATTGTTGGCGAAGGATTTAAAAAATTGGGGCGTGATACCAACGATGTTGGAAGGCGAAAGCACAACCGCCGGCTTGCTCCTCAACCGCGCGGGTGACGGCAGTGCCGAATGTGGTTTTTGGACCTGCACCCCGGGGTTTTGGCATTGTCATGTAACGCGCGACGAATATTGTCATTTTTTGGTCGGCGATGCGACCTATACCAACGATGCAACTGGCGAGGTGATAGAAATAAAACCCGACACCCTTGCTTTTTTTCCAAAGGATTGGCGCGGCACGTGCCGCGTGCATCGGCTGGTTAAAAAAATATATTTGATTGTTTAATTATTTTTATCGTTTATTTTTGCGGCGAAAGACAACTTGCGATAACTAACCCGTCGGTTGTTCCTATCCGCGTGGTTTTAGAATAGAATGAAGTCGGTAGAGGTTGTGGCGCGCGCCATCGCGGATTTTTTGAGGGGACAGACATTTAGATATTGGCCTTACACAAGCGGAATGGCTGGGTATGGGCGTTTTTTTAAAAAAAATTATAATATGTTTTTTATCGATAGCATTATTTTTTACATCGACGCCTATCGTTTTTGCTCAATCCAATCAAATGGTGGCGGCGGACAGCATCACGAATTTAAATATTAATGTCGCCACTGCCGCGCAACCGCAAGTCGAGGGCGAGGTTGCCCATACCCTGTCGCTGGACGAGGCGACCTGTTACATCGCCACGCTTGGCGGCCACAAGGTTAGTTACGTAGGATTTTATAACAAATGTAAACCCGGCACCGGCCTGGGGGTTGGGAAATTAAGCATCGTCAAGGAAAAGCCGGTTTTTACGCTTATTTTTTGCATCGGTTATTGCGGCGGGTTGAAAACCGGCGTGCCGGTGGCGGCGAAGGAAGAAAATATTAACAACCTTGATAATGGCACCGGCGAAAATATAAAACCCGGGGCGGTGAATATTTTAAATAAGCAACAAGCCGCCAAGAATAGACAAGCACGCCAGGCAGAACTGGCCAAGCAACGTGCCGAGGCCGCCAAGCAACGTGCCGAGGCGGATAAGATTGCGCGGGAAGAAAAGAAAGCACAGCAGGAAGAGGCATTGAAGGAAAAACAAGCCACGACGTTGGGGGAAAAGAAAGCCCTAAGAGAACAAGCCGCCAAGGAAAGACAGGCGCGCGAGGCGGAGCTGGCCAAGCAACGTGCGGAGGCCGCCAAGCAACGTGCCGAGGCGGATAAAATTGCGCGGGAAGAAAAGAAAGCACAGCAGGAAGAGGCATTGAAGGAAAAACAAGCCACGACGTTGGGGGAAAAGAAAGCCCTAAGAGAACAAGCCGCCAAGAATAGACAAGCACGCCAGGCCGAACTTGCCAAGCAACGTGCCGAGGCGGATAAGGCAAGACGTGCGCAAGAAGAAGCGGCCAGAAAAGAACGGCAAGAAAAATTAGCGGCCGAGGCGCAAGCTCGCCAAGAAAAATTGGCGGCCGAGGCGCAAGCCCGCCGGGACGCAATTAACAAGGCCAATAGCGAACGCGTCAGAAAAAACCTAGGGCAGTTAGAAAACCCGCGAAGGAACGATGATAAAAATCCCAATGCAAACACCATGTCGTTTGTTATTAAAAATGTCGAACCGACCACGCCGCCCGAATCGCCGGAACAACAGCAAAAAGATGTGGAATCAGGGCTGGCCGCGCTACGCCGCTTTATCGGCGGGCAAATAATATTAAAGGCCGATGTCGGTTATATTTACAATTTTTCGCAACCGGATAATTTTAAAACTTTGGGCCTGGGCACTTCGCAATTTCACACCATGGGTTATGGGGTGTCCTTCGGTTATACCCATCAGCTGGGGATTGGCCTGTCGGTCGATTACCTTGGTTTTCAAAATAATATCACCGCCATCGGTGTGGGCGAAAATGCCGATTACCAATATAATTACAAAACCGATTACAATATCGTCACCCTGACGCCGAATTATCGTTTTAAATTGGACAGCGACGGGCATTTCGGTATGCGCATTGGCCTTGGCATAGGGGTTAATAGGCCAAATATCTATTGGCATAAGGAACCCGTTCAAGCAGGCAATGGGGCAGGCGGCGGTGTGCGGGTGGCCAGTGGTGCGACATATGAAGGGCCGACACCCTACAGCTCTATCCATACTAAATGCGACGATATTTTTAATCCGGCCGATGATGGCTTCCTACGCAAAAAATATGACGATAGTCAGGGGTATGGCGAGGCACCCCCGGCGTGGCATAATTATTTTTGTAAGCCAGGCGAAAAACCGCCACGCGACAGGGATGCAGAGTTTGCGCGCATGCTGGAAGAGGATCGTGGGGCATTTGAGGGTGGGATTAGACCAGGCTCTTTTAAGTATGTAAGCGGCACGGTTGCCTATGGCGTATGGGATAAAATTTTATCTGAAGATAAAAACTTTACGGGTGCCGCCGTATTGAACGGGGCAACCGATTTTGAACATGGCCCGCCAACACCGGTGCGATATAATGTTTGGGATAGTTTATCACCAGAGACGCAGGCGGGATTGACCGCCGCCGGCGGATACCGTGAGCCGTTACTGACAGCGATTGGCCCAGACGCGACGCCGGTGCCAAAAACACTGCCGCAATCAACGCCGATACCCAGCGTCCTGGCCCCGGCATTACCAATTAATAACCCGGGCGATATAGCGAAAGATATAGGGTTGGTTATCGCGCCACAGGTTAGTGTTGAATATGATTACGGCATGCTCCACGCCGATATGAATATTCGTTACCTGCATGAATTTAAAAAGACAAAAATTTATGACGACAGCAACCTGACGATTAACAATCGACAGAACGTAAATTACACCAGCCAATCGGGTTCTTTGGCGGTGGTTTGGGTTTAAATTTCTAAGGTTGGTTTTTTTATAAATTTATTTTTTTGGGCGATGGGGTGTGGGCGAATCGTCAGCGGTGTATAACATGCAATAATGTCTCCAATAGATAAAAAAGCTAAAAATACTCTTAACCAGGGGAAAAGCGAAATAAGATTCTTTTTTGCAAAAGAATCACTTGGGCAAAACGACAAAAACCTATTGATAGGGAAAAAGATATTTTATATTTTATTTTTTTAAAAAATAAAATAATAGAATCCGCTTTGCTCACCCGTCCGATTGCTATAGAATGGACGTGTCGCCAGGTAAATAATCTTTTTCTTATTCTTCAACAGCCAATGCAAAAGACAAAAGGCACAAGGCAAATACTTAAGGAAAAGAAAGTAGGAGAGACAAATGTTGAAGGTTAATGTTGAGTGGGATCTAATTTTATATAATATATAATATTATATATTATATATATTTTAGATTTGAGTTTTTTGCGGACCTTCCGAAAACAACAACTACCTCGGTTCGCATTTTTCTGCTCCCCACCCTTGGTAAGGCAGGGGTGGGGAGCGGATAAAAACTCAAGACTGATGGTTCTATATCATCGCCACGGCGGCCAAAACAATAGCAGGAATGGCCGTTGTTATAGCAGCCAAAGCCATTTATAATTTTCCATAATTTCTTGACGAAAAAAAAGGACAAAAAATATTATTAGCAGGCCTGACAAAGCCCGCCATTATCTTCGCCACCAAATAGGTTTTGGCAATAAGCTAGAACAAACCTTCGACCTCACCCTGTTTATTCAGGTGGATTTTTTCCGCCGATGGCACCGACGGCAAGCCCGGCATGGTCATGATATCACCGCAAATTGCGACGATAAACCCCGCGCCGGCGGCCAATCGAACCTCGCGCACCGGCACATTATGGTGCAATGGCGCGCCCATTAATTTTGGGTCGGTCGAAAAACTATATTGGGTTTTGGCCATGCAAATCGGAAAATGGCCGAACCCTTGGTCTTCCCAGGTTTTTAATTTTTGCCGCACCGAACTATCGGCCTGCACCTCATCGGCGCGATAAATTTCGCGGGCGATGGTGGTGATTTTGTCAAACAATGGCATGTTGTCGGGGTAAAGCGGGCGGAATTGCGCCATGCCACTTTCGGCGACCTCGACCACTTTTTTGGCCAAGGCCTCGGTGCCCTTGCTCCCCTCGCCCCAGTGGGTGCAGGGAAAGGCCGACACGCCCATTTTTTCGGTGAATTCGCCAATCGCGGCCAATTCCTTTTCGGTGTCTTGGTGAAAACGATTGATGGCAACCACCGCCGGCACGCCAAACTTGCCAAGGTTTTGTAAATGCCG
This genomic interval carries:
- a CDS encoding cupin domain-containing protein, encoding MTNLQSSAPHIHDASHYNDLADWGPQPDALDGTASHSHGRLLHKSVATDKMPAIETGLWTCTPGRWQLAVPRDELLWVMVGQVEYEGTAGDKITMAANDAVLFPAGWRGVARVVEPLRVSYILSATQKMAGTPDRPQLLRNPLATLLAKDLKNWGVIPTMLEGESTTAGLLLNRAGDGSAECGFWTCTPGFWHCHVTRDEYCHFLVGDATYTNDATGEVIEIKPDTLAFFPKDWRGTCRVHRLVKKIYLIV
- a CDS encoding cell envelope integrity protein TolA; the protein is MGVFLKKIIICFLSIALFFTSTPIVFAQSNQMVAADSITNLNINVATAAQPQVEGEVAHTLSLDEATCYIATLGGHKVSYVGFYNKCKPGTGLGVGKLSIVKEKPVFTLIFCIGYCGGLKTGVPVAAKEENINNLDNGTGENIKPGAVNILNKQQAAKNRQARQAELAKQRAEAAKQRAEADKIAREEKKAQQEEALKEKQATTLGEKKALREQAAKERQAREAELAKQRAEAAKQRAEADKIAREEKKAQQEEALKEKQATTLGEKKALREQAAKNRQARQAELAKQRAEADKARRAQEEAARKERQEKLAAEAQARQEKLAAEAQARRDAINKANSERVRKNLGQLENPRRNDDKNPNANTMSFVIKNVEPTTPPESPEQQQKDVESGLAALRRFIGGQIILKADVGYIYNFSQPDNFKTLGLGTSQFHTMGYGVSFGYTHQLGIGLSVDYLGFQNNITAIGVGENADYQYNYKTDYNIVTLTPNYRFKLDSDGHFGMRIGLGIGVNRPNIYWHKEPVQAGNGAGGGVRVASGATYEGPTPYSSIHTKCDDIFNPADDGFLRKKYDDSQGYGEAPPAWHNYFCKPGEKPPRDRDAEFARMLEEDRGAFEGGIRPGSFKYVSGTVAYGVWDKILSEDKNFTGAAVLNGATDFEHGPPTPVRYNVWDSLSPETQAGLTAAGGYREPLLTAIGPDATPVPKTLPQSTPIPSVLAPALPINNPGDIAKDIGLVIAPQVSVEYDYGMLHADMNIRYLHEFKKTKIYDDSNLTINNRQNVNYTSQSGSLAVVWV